The region GTACCTTATATTCAGAAATATCAATGGGCGGCAGGGCCTTGATTTTAATCTCCTGAAACGGATTCATCCACAGGCTGTGTTTTTTGCAGACCCTGTTGATGCCGTACATGACCACCGGGGCGATGGGCTTCTGGCATTTCAGGGCCAGAACCATTCCGCCGGTTTTAAACTCCATCAGTCCGTCTTTTTCCGGTGCCGGGTTGCGGGTGCCTTCGGGGAAGATAAGCGGAGAGAGGCCGCTGTTGGCGACATTGATGGCGTTCTGGATGTCGCGCATGCCCTGACGGCGGTTTTCGCGGTCAATGGAAATGTGATTCCCGGCAGTCATGGCATGTCCGAAGACCGGGAAATCGAAAAGTTGTTTTTTGGCTACGAATTTAAATTCCCATGGTGCAAGAAATTTGAAGAGCAGGGGGATATCGTAGAAGCTCTGGTGGTTTACCATGAACACATATGTTTCATTTTCATCCAGCGCGCTCAGGTCAACCCGGTTTGTGCTGGCGCAGAGCCAGACAACGAGTTTGCCCCAGTTGCGCTCACTCCAGTGGGCGGAGGTCTGGTTGCGTCCGATAATGGCCACGATGGAAAAGAATATCGTGGCCGGAAAAAATACA is a window of Desulfovibrio sp. JC010 DNA encoding:
- a CDS encoding 1-acyl-sn-glycerol-3-phosphate acyltransferase; translation: MTDRQSGKIPCHEHIFHKNSLTASITVNVLRTLFFYLVFFPATIFFSIVAIIGRNQTSAHWSERNWGKLVVWLCASTNRVDLSALDENETYVFMVNHQSFYDIPLLFKFLAPWEFKFVAKKQLFDFPVFGHAMTAGNHISIDRENRRQGMRDIQNAINVANSGLSPLIFPEGTRNPAPEKDGLMEFKTGGMVLALKCQKPIAPVVMYGINRVCKKHSLWMNPFQEIKIKALPPIDISEYKVRDRVKLKEQLEEVMGAAYAELKDE